The following are from one region of the Nostoc cf. commune SO-36 genome:
- a CDS encoding group II intron reverse transcriptase has translation MYDRALQAVVKSALEPEWEAIFEPSSYGFRPGRSCHDAIKHIKNCIQGKAKFVLDADIAKCFDRINHEALLQKLNILGKVRQQIKAWLKSGVIDSGAFTATSEGTPQGGVISPLLANIALHGLENRIKQYAETLPGYKRDNLSSLNLVRYADDFVVLHKDKAVIQRCREIISEWLESIGLELKPEKTRLTHTFNPKFSEDGKAGFDFLGHHIQQYPASKYQSAKDTKGKKLGFTALPAAMRYILKAKSYVRREAIRKTVLHNSGKRCNTLITPSAKASKAHIEEIERIIAKHRSSPQSTLIKDLNPVIRGWTSYYSKSDAKNVGELAKQDYLTYLKLRRWAKRRCGDINDGHIKYWTSIGDKNWVFATREGTANPFRLLNHSEFSCSSTDYVKVKGDKSPYDGDTVYWSKRLGIHPQMPNRKAKLLKLQKGKCPWCGLSFQEWDVLEVDHKIPRALRGKDEYKNLQLLHRHCHDEKTAIDLKEIRKKDRSKFREKLSQFWNKTNWEWIHDIPNFIGHAVRKSDMTNG, from the coding sequence ATGTACGACCGCGCATTACAAGCTGTAGTTAAATCTGCACTTGAACCAGAATGGGAGGCAATTTTCGAGCCAAGCAGTTATGGTTTTAGACCGGGAAGGTCATGCCATGATGCGATAAAGCATATCAAAAACTGTATCCAAGGCAAGGCAAAATTTGTACTAGACGCGGATATAGCCAAATGCTTTGACCGCATCAACCATGAAGCACTGCTCCAAAAGTTGAACATCTTGGGTAAAGTCAGGCAACAAATTAAAGCTTGGCTGAAATCCGGGGTTATAGACTCTGGAGCATTCACTGCCACATCTGAGGGTACGCCTCAAGGTGGGGTTATCTCTCCACTTTTGGCAAACATAGCCCTTCACGGTTTAGAAAATCGGATAAAACAATATGCGGAAACACTACCAGGATATAAAAGGGATAATTTATCCAGCCTGAACCTAGTCCGCTATGCCGACGATTTTGTGGTTCTCCACAAAGACAAAGCCGTTATCCAAAGATGCCGAGAAATTATCTCGGAGTGGTTAGAAAGCATAGGCTTAGAGTTAAAACCCGAAAAAACTAGGCTAACTCACACATTCAATCCTAAATTTAGTGAGGATGGTAAAGCTGGTTTTGACTTTCTAGGTCATCACATCCAACAATACCCTGCCAGTAAATACCAAAGTGCAAAAGACACCAAAGGTAAAAAATTAGGTTTTACAGCACTTCCGGCAGCTATGAGGTACATCCTCAAAGCTAAAAGCTATGTTAGGAGAGAGGCAATAAGAAAAACTGTATTGCATAATAGCGGGAAGCGCTGTAACACACTCATCACCCCATCCGCGAAGGCGAGTAAGGCTCATATTGAGGAAATCGAAAGAATCATCGCAAAACATAGGTCATCGCCCCAATCGACTCTCATAAAAGACCTTAACCCTGTAATAAGGGGATGGACTTCTTACTACTCAAAGTCCGATGCAAAAAACGTCGGAGAACTTGCAAAACAAGATTACCTCACATACCTGAAACTTCGACGATGGGCAAAACGCCGATGTGGAGACATTAATGATGGTCACATCAAATATTGGACTTCCATTGGTGATAAAAACTGGGTATTCGCAACCAGGGAAGGAACAGCGAACCCCTTCCGGTTACTTAATCATAGTGAGTTTTCTTGCAGTAGCACTGACTATGTAAAAGTTAAAGGCGATAAAAGCCCTTACGATGGCGATACAGTTTACTGGAGTAAAAGACTAGGGATACACCCCCAAATGCCTAATCGTAAGGCTAAGTTGCTAAAACTTCAAAAAGGTAAATGTCCTTGGTGCGGTTTAAGCTTCCAAGAATGGGATGTTTTAGAAGTAGACCACAAAATCCCCAGAGCATTAAGAGGCAAGGATGAGTATAAAAATCTGCAATTACTACATCGGCATTGTCACGACGAAAAGACCGCAATTGACCTAAAAGAAATACGGAAGAAAGACCGCTCCAAATTTCGAGAGAAACTTTCTCAATTTTGGAATAAAACTAACTGGGAGTGGATACACGATATTCCTAATTTCATAGGTCATGCTGTCAGGAAGTCCGATATGACAAATGGATAA
- a CDS encoding reverse transcriptase N-terminal domain-containing protein, with translation MNKPNSDLVMNTEGWKTINWRQAERYVFKLQKRIYAASRRGDVKQCRKLQKTLMRSWSNRVLAVRRVTVENQGKKTAGVDGIKSLPPEARLQLVRELQQFAIKLTTKRAI, from the coding sequence ATGAATAAGCCTAATTCGGATTTAGTAATGAATACCGAGGGATGGAAAACAATCAATTGGCGACAAGCTGAAAGATATGTTTTCAAGTTGCAAAAACGCATCTACGCTGCCTCCCGCCGTGGTGATGTCAAGCAATGCCGCAAACTCCAAAAGACGCTGATGAGGTCTTGGTCTAATAGGGTGCTAGCGGTACGTAGGGTAACAGTTGAAAACCAAGGTAAAAAGACGGCGGGTGTGGACGGTATTAAATCACTGCCCCCAGAAGCACGTCTTCAACTGGTAAGGGAGTTACAGCAGTTTGCGATCAAACTCACCACAAAAAGAGCTATCTAA
- a CDS encoding NAD(P)H-hydrate dehydratase, translating to MEDRQEQISQVVVTAGQMRDIEKRIFAAGMPVVALMEKVAGLIARRILEISPTLLQNTFSIPANTRFLRVSPQAGGSRIGILVGPGHNGGDALVVARELHFRGYEVWIYSPFSQLKELTSQHLQYAQSLGIPIYQTVGQLPDSDLLIDGLFGFGLERNLTDPIASAINQLNELSVPIYSIDLPSGLHTDTGVVLGTAIRATRTFCLGLWKLAFFQDQALEYLGKAELIDFDIPLADVEAVLKDVPRIKRITATKALATLPLPRPAVTHKYKEGHLLLICGSRRYAGGSILTGLGARASGVGMLSIAVPESLKSILVSHLPEALIVGCPETETGANAHLQLPENTDLSSFNAIACGPGLTRDATPIVQEAIAVDRPLILDADGLNILAQMGAIATLKKRQAVTILTPHTGEFQRLFPDIANAKYDRVKAVQAAAGQSGAVVLLKGARTAIANPQGGVWIVPESTPALARGGSGDVLTGLLGGLLAQAATKQIPVEDIVATAAWWHSQAGIIAAQERTELGVDAFTLTQYLLKVLT from the coding sequence ATGGAAGATAGGCAAGAACAAATTTCGCAAGTGGTAGTGACTGCTGGGCAGATGCGCGATATTGAAAAGCGGATCTTTGCAGCAGGAATGCCTGTAGTTGCTTTGATGGAAAAGGTGGCGGGATTAATTGCCCGTCGCATTCTAGAGATTTCTCCAACTCTCCTGCAAAATACTTTCTCGATTCCTGCAAACACTCGCTTTTTAAGGGTGTCGCCACAGGCGGGGGGATCTCGTATCGGAATTCTTGTCGGCCCCGGTCATAATGGTGGCGATGCTTTAGTAGTAGCCCGTGAATTACACTTTCGCGGGTATGAAGTTTGGATTTATTCTCCTTTTTCTCAGCTTAAAGAATTAACTTCGCAGCACTTGCAATATGCCCAGAGTTTGGGTATTCCAATTTATCAAACAGTTGGGCAGCTGCCAGATTCTGATTTGTTGATTGATGGGTTGTTTGGGTTTGGTTTAGAAAGAAACCTGACTGATCCCATCGCCTCTGCAATTAATCAGTTAAATGAATTGTCTGTGCCGATTTATAGTATTGATTTACCTTCAGGTTTACACACCGACACTGGCGTTGTATTGGGAACTGCCATTCGCGCCACTCGCACATTTTGTTTAGGTTTATGGAAACTAGCTTTTTTTCAAGATCAGGCATTGGAATATCTTGGTAAAGCCGAGTTAATTGATTTTGATATTCCTTTAGCTGATGTTGAAGCTGTTCTCAAAGATGTCCCCAGAATTAAACGTATTACAGCAACAAAAGCACTTGCTACTTTACCTTTACCTCGTCCAGCAGTTACTCACAAATATAAAGAAGGACATTTATTGCTGATTTGCGGTTCGCGCCGCTATGCAGGTGGATCAATTTTAACTGGTTTGGGTGCTAGGGCTAGTGGTGTAGGGATGCTTTCTATTGCAGTACCCGAATCGCTGAAATCTATTTTGGTGTCACACTTGCCAGAAGCGTTAATTGTCGGTTGTCCAGAGACGGAAACTGGAGCGAACGCTCACCTACAACTACCAGAAAACACTGATCTGAGTTCTTTTAATGCGATCGCTTGTGGCCCCGGTTTAACACGAGATGCTACGCCCATTGTGCAAGAAGCGATCGCTGTTGATCGGCCTCTAATTCTTGATGCCGATGGTTTAAATATTTTGGCACAAATGGGAGCGATCGCCACGTTAAAAAAACGCCAAGCAGTAACCATACTTACACCCCACACAGGCGAATTCCAACGCTTGTTTCCTGATATCGCCAATGCCAAATATGACAGGGTGAAAGCAGTACAAGCAGCTGCCGGGCAAAGTGGTGCAGTAGTGTTATTAAAAGGGGCAAGAACTGCGATCGCCAACCCTCAAGGTGGCGTTTGGATTGTTCCTGAAAGCACACCTGCCTTAGCGCGTGGTGGTAGCGGCGACGTGTTAACTGGGCTACTGGGCGGACTGTTAGCGCAAGCAGCAACTAAACAGATTCCTGTAGAAGATATTGTCGCAACTGCCGCTTGGTGGCATTCCCAAGCAGGTATAATAGCCGCCCAAGAGCGTACCGAATTAGGTGTAGATGCGTTTACATTGACACAATATTTGCTAAAAGTTCTAACTTAG
- a CDS encoding sensor histidine kinase translates to MVDNLLEFSRLGKTEIHLITVNISQLIQQVREQLQPELVGRSLHWEIEPLATVEADPVLLRLVLQNLLSNAVKYTRNNTEAVIKIGRVEQEQEVIFFVKDNGAGFDMKYCDRLFSIFQRLHPQEEFPGTGVGLATVRRIIHRHGGRIWAEGAINQGATFLLFAAET, encoded by the coding sequence ATGGTAGACAACTTGCTGGAATTTTCCCGCCTGGGGAAGACAGAAATACATTTGATTACTGTTAATATCAGTCAATTGATACAACAAGTGCGAGAACAATTGCAGCCAGAACTGGTTGGGCGATCGCTCCACTGGGAAATCGAGCCATTGGCAACGGTAGAGGCTGACCCAGTACTGCTGCGGCTAGTACTGCAAAATTTACTGTCGAATGCTGTCAAATACACGCGCAATAACACCGAAGCTGTTATCAAAATTGGTAGGGTTGAACAGGAGCAGGAAGTGATTTTCTTTGTCAAAGATAATGGTGCAGGGTTTGACATGAAATACTGCGATCGACTATTTAGCATATTTCAACGGCTGCATCCCCAGGAAGAGTTTCCTGGCACGGGAGTCGGGCTTGCCACTGTACGGCGGATCATTCATCGACATGGCGGACGCATCTGGGCAGAAGGCGCAATCAACCAGGGCGCAACGTTTTTACTTTTCGCTGCCGAAACATGA
- a CDS encoding RNA-guided endonuclease InsQ/TnpB family protein, with protein MRIAYQYKLRPTAKQAIEIDRWLSMLCAQYNFLLADRFDWYEFNRSPINACPLVCHIPELRDNPDYYSQKKTLPQLKKTHPWYGEIYSQVLQDMVKRVYVTFDRFLKGDTNGKRSGRPRFKSRDRYRTFTYPQMKDGCLQGNQITLPMFGIVKIILHRPIPDGFKIKTSSVTKKADGYYLTLSLEDITVPSIKPDFNADSITGIDLGLKDFLTTSEGDVVPIPQHYRKSQKRLRVIQKRISRRHIGSIRRKKAIKQVAKQHKKVADKRKDFHFKTANNLLKKYDVVVHEDLSVKGLSRSMLAKSVHDAGWGSFLSILSTKAENAGLLVIAVNPSGTSQDCSNCGVKVPKKLHERWHDCPNCKCSLDRDHNAAVNIKNRAVGHSVLKAKSLLSNSRIVLEA; from the coding sequence GTGAGGATAGCATACCAATACAAGCTACGACCAACAGCAAAGCAAGCCATAGAGATAGATAGATGGCTATCTATGTTATGCGCCCAATACAATTTTCTGTTGGCTGATAGATTTGATTGGTACGAGTTTAATCGCTCACCGATTAACGCTTGTCCCCTTGTGTGCCATATACCAGAATTGCGGGACAACCCAGACTATTATTCACAAAAGAAAACGCTGCCACAACTAAAAAAAACTCATCCTTGGTACGGCGAAATTTACTCGCAGGTATTGCAGGATATGGTTAAACGAGTTTATGTTACGTTTGACCGTTTTTTAAAAGGTGATACCAACGGAAAACGAAGTGGAAGACCTCGTTTTAAGTCTCGTGATCGATACAGGACTTTCACTTATCCGCAAATGAAGGACGGGTGTCTGCAAGGTAATCAGATTACCTTGCCGATGTTTGGTATAGTCAAGATTATTTTGCATCGCCCAATCCCTGACGGGTTTAAAATTAAAACTTCGTCAGTAACAAAAAAGGCTGATGGATATTATTTGACTTTAAGTCTGGAAGATATAACAGTTCCATCTATTAAACCTGATTTTAATGCGGACTCAATAACAGGTATTGACCTTGGCTTAAAAGACTTTTTGACAACTTCTGAGGGTGATGTTGTCCCAATTCCTCAGCATTACCGTAAATCTCAGAAACGATTGCGCGTAATTCAAAAACGGATCTCACGCCGGCATATTGGAAGCATTCGCCGTAAAAAAGCTATCAAGCAGGTTGCCAAGCAGCACAAAAAAGTAGCTGATAAACGTAAAGACTTTCACTTTAAAACGGCTAACAATTTACTGAAAAAATATGACGTTGTAGTTCACGAAGATTTAAGCGTCAAAGGCCTTTCCCGTTCTATGTTGGCAAAGTCTGTACATGATGCTGGATGGGGTAGTTTCTTGTCAATCCTATCAACCAAAGCCGAAAATGCTGGGTTGTTGGTGATTGCCGTGAATCCATCTGGTACAAGTCAAGATTGTTCTAACTGTGGGGTGAAAGTTCCTAAAAAACTGCATGAAAGATGGCACGACTGCCCTAATTGTAAATGCAGTCTTGACCGAGATCATAATGCAGCCGTAAATATAAAAAATAGAGCGGTAGGGCATTCCGTTCTTAAAGCCAAGAGCCTCCTAAGCAATAGCCGGATTGTCTTGGAAGCCTAG
- the larC gene encoding nickel pincer cofactor biosynthesis protein LarC translates to MNKIAYLQCPTGISGDMCLGALVSLGVPVEYLIEKLNGLGIEKEYQLRAEFVQRNGQQATKVHVDLVHDHHHHHDREHSHHHTRHLPEIEQMILKAGLPSRAEAWSLAVFRQLAVAEGAVHGISPEKVHFHEVGAIDAIVDIVGTCLGLDWLGIESNEEGLPLLYCSAFPTGGGTVRAAHGQMAVPVPAVLKLWEMRGCPVYSNGIDRELVTPTGAAIATTLARDFGSPPAIAIKQIGLGAGTINLPIPNILRLWLGESASLQSNFSDSEDTSSNLETISVLETQIDDLSPQAIGYAFEALFAVGALDVFTQAIGMKKSRPGILLTVICHPENLLSCEAVIFRETTTLGIRRTTQQRAILQREIQQVETEYGKVRVKVAWKGQSTKKVIANVQPEYEDCADLAKKHNIAWREIQRLVLQRWYLVNP, encoded by the coding sequence ATGAATAAAATTGCTTATCTTCAATGTCCGACAGGAATTTCTGGCGATATGTGCCTGGGTGCTTTGGTAAGTTTGGGTGTTCCTGTGGAGTATTTAATTGAAAAACTCAATGGGTTGGGAATTGAGAAGGAATATCAGTTAAGGGCGGAATTTGTCCAACGGAATGGTCAGCAGGCGACTAAAGTTCATGTGGATTTAGTACACGATCATCATCACCACCACGATCGCGAACACAGCCACCATCACACACGACACCTGCCAGAAATAGAGCAGATGATTCTCAAAGCGGGGTTGCCATCACGGGCAGAAGCTTGGAGTTTGGCGGTATTCCGACAGTTAGCAGTAGCAGAAGGGGCGGTGCATGGCATTTCTCCTGAAAAAGTTCATTTTCATGAGGTGGGTGCTATAGATGCGATCGTAGATATTGTGGGTACTTGCCTGGGGTTGGATTGGTTGGGGATTGAGAGCAATGAGGAAGGATTACCCTTACTTTACTGCTCGGCCTTCCCGACTGGTGGCGGCACTGTTCGGGCTGCACATGGTCAGATGGCAGTACCAGTACCAGCAGTATTAAAGCTGTGGGAAATGCGGGGTTGTCCAGTTTATAGCAATGGCATTGACAGAGAATTAGTTACACCAACAGGAGCCGCGATCGCCACTACTTTGGCAAGAGATTTTGGTTCACCACCTGCGATCGCTATCAAGCAGATAGGACTGGGAGCGGGAACCATAAATTTACCCATTCCCAATATTTTACGTCTTTGGTTGGGTGAAAGCGCAAGTTTACAGTCAAATTTCAGTGATTCTGAAGATACTAGCTCAAATTTGGAAACCATCTCGGTATTAGAAACCCAAATTGATGATTTAAGTCCACAAGCTATTGGCTATGCGTTTGAGGCGTTATTTGCGGTTGGTGCGCTGGATGTTTTTACCCAAGCGATCGGTATGAAAAAGTCGCGTCCAGGGATTTTGCTGACTGTGATTTGTCATCCAGAAAATTTACTCAGTTGTGAAGCCGTTATCTTCCGCGAAACTACAACCTTGGGCATTCGGCGAACAACTCAGCAACGCGCTATTTTACAACGGGAAATTCAACAAGTGGAAACTGAATATGGCAAAGTGCGCGTGAAGGTAGCATGGAAAGGACAATCAACAAAAAAAGTTATTGCAAATGTGCAGCCAGAATATGAAGATTGTGCAGACTTAGCCAAAAAACATAATATTGCCTGGCGCGAAATTCAACGGTTGGTGCTACAGCGTTGGTATTTAGTCAATCCCTGA
- a CDS encoding GAF domain-containing protein, whose protein sequence is MSALQFLLLEANLADAEVVQATLREGGIECELLRVETRADFIRTLESNAIDLILADYGLSNFDDIAALTIARRLRPEIPFIFISGSLGEELAIAAIKQGATDYILKQRLGRLVPSVQEALQEVAVDKDTTKRKQALLAIESDLKDTQLLHELSTRLVTEGDIQTLYQEIIAAAIALTRADAGSIQILDEATQDLVLLATQGITPAMLEHFYRVNADSNTPCGMALTTGDRAFVDFDVPESEDPDGSMRLHIEAGLFSAQSTPLITRSGKAIGMFSTHWCKHHRPTERELRFLDLLARQAAGLIEQRQAEAAIAADLRDTQRLHKLSTSLASEDNIQVLYDEIVAAAVDLMQADAGTIQILEEEAKYIILLASLGLEQKTVEYFYRIDANSNTACGIALATRKRAMINYDVPASEDPSGSLQKLVKAGFLCGQSTPLITRSGRAIGMVSTHWGKHHRPTERELRFLDLLARQATDLIEQRQAQVALRESEAKYRSLFESMEEGFYSVEVLYDEDGQPVDHRILEANPAFERHTGLTNARGRLASELMPIIKQFWSNHYARVVATGESERLEQYSFALNRWFNVEVSRIGDEIAAPRCDYFPRRYRSQTRRSCPARIGRKIPHFCQCNFGHHL, encoded by the coding sequence ATGTCAGCACTTCAGTTTCTCTTACTCGAAGCAAATCTTGCCGATGCAGAAGTTGTGCAAGCAACGCTGAGGGAGGGCGGGATTGAGTGTGAACTACTGCGGGTAGAAACTCGTGCTGATTTTATTAGAACACTGGAGAGCAACGCCATCGATCTGATATTGGCAGACTATGGCTTGTCTAATTTTGATGACATTGCGGCACTAACGATCGCCCGTCGCCTACGTCCTGAGATACCGTTTATTTTCATCTCTGGCAGTTTGGGCGAAGAATTGGCGATCGCAGCTATCAAACAGGGCGCGACAGATTATATACTCAAGCAACGCTTAGGGCGGTTAGTGCCATCGGTACAAGAAGCATTGCAGGAAGTAGCGGTTGACAAAGATACTACCAAGCGCAAACAAGCTTTATTAGCCATCGAGTCAGACCTGAAAGATACGCAACTACTCCACGAACTGAGCACGAGGCTTGTAACCGAAGGCGACATTCAGACGCTTTACCAGGAAATTATAGCTGCTGCGATCGCCCTCACACGAGCAGATGCGGGATCGATCCAAATTCTCGACGAAGCGACGCAGGATCTCGTGCTGCTTGCCACTCAAGGCATAACGCCAGCAATGCTTGAGCATTTCTATCGCGTCAACGCGGATTCAAACACGCCTTGTGGTATGGCATTGACAACGGGCGATCGCGCCTTTGTTGATTTCGATGTGCCAGAGAGCGAAGACCCGGATGGCTCGATGCGACTGCACATTGAGGCGGGACTTTTCTCAGCACAGTCCACACCGCTAATTACCCGTTCGGGTAAAGCGATCGGTATGTTTTCGACCCATTGGTGCAAACACCATCGACCCACAGAACGCGAACTGCGCTTTCTCGATTTACTCGCCCGCCAAGCAGCTGGTTTGATTGAGCAGCGACAAGCCGAAGCCGCCATTGCCGCCGACCTGCGCGACACTCAACGCTTACACAAACTCAGCACCTCCCTGGCATCGGAGGACAATATTCAGGTGCTTTACGACGAGATTGTGGCTGCTGCGGTTGACCTCATGCAGGCTGATGCTGGGACAATTCAAATTTTGGAAGAAGAAGCTAAATACATAATATTGCTCGCAAGTCTTGGCTTAGAACAAAAGACAGTCGAGTATTTCTATCGTATTGATGCGAATTCCAATACTGCCTGTGGCATTGCTCTTGCAACTCGAAAACGGGCAATGATTAATTATGATGTACCCGCAAGTGAAGACCCCAGTGGTTCGCTGCAAAAGCTCGTAAAGGCAGGATTTCTCTGCGGACAGTCAACCCCCCTAATTACCCGTTCCGGCAGAGCGATCGGCATGGTTTCGACCCACTGGGGCAAACACCATCGACCCACAGAACGCGAACTGCGCTTTCTCGATTTACTCGCCCGCCAAGCGACTGATTTGATTGAGCAGCGACAAGCCCAGGTCGCCTTGCGCGAATCGGAAGCCAAATATCGATCGCTGTTTGAGTCGATGGAGGAAGGTTTTTACAGCGTCGAAGTGTTGTATGACGAGGATGGGCAGCCCGTTGACCATCGGATTCTTGAAGCGAATCCGGCGTTTGAAAGACATACTGGCTTAACCAATGCGAGGGGCAGATTAGCGAGTGAGTTGATGCCGATAATCAAACAATTCTGGAGCAACCATTACGCGCGAGTTGTTGCCACAGGCGAATCTGAGCGACTTGAGCAGTACTCGTTTGCGTTGAACCGTTGGTTCAATGTTGAAGTTTCGCGCATTGGCGACGAAATCGCTGCACCACGTTGCGATTATTTTCCAAGACGTTACAGATCGCAAACGCGCCGAAGCTGCCCTGCGCGAATCGGAAGAAAAATTCCGCACTTTTGTCAGTGCAACTTCGGACATCATTTATGA
- a CDS encoding ISAzo13 family transposase has protein sequence MQLTAHLKSLYIKTAKKLKGSDRRQFMAEVVKGLGIGGQTVAERELGWNRRTIRKGMQELESGQPFIDGFRRSGRKRAEAKLSNLLRDIKSLVDPQSQTDPSFKSIRLYTRMTASEVRRQLIEQFGYTEEELPSSETIRRKLNDLGYTLKRVLKTKPIKKIPETEAIFEQVEQINSEADNDPHTLRISIDAKVAVKIGEFDRGGKNRMPTISVDHDFPTEITLIPYGIFIPEYNELFLFFVSSKLTADCIVDLLESWWQTVKHRFAHIQKLVINQDNGPENNSRRTQFMKRIVDFGTSSQLTLQLAYYPPYHSKYNPIERCFGWLEQHWNGSLLDTVETVLNFAQTLTFKGKNPVVTLVETVYSTGVKLTTSAMAEIETQIHRLPNLRKWFVEIFAKPT, from the coding sequence ATTCAACTCACCGCGCACCTAAAATCTCTGTACATCAAAACAGCGAAAAAACTCAAGGGAAGTGACCGAAGACAATTCATGGCAGAAGTAGTCAAAGGTTTGGGAATAGGTGGACAAACTGTGGCGGAAAGGGAGTTGGGATGGAATAGGCGCACTATCCGTAAAGGGATGCAGGAGTTAGAGAGTGGTCAGCCTTTTATTGATGGTTTCAGGCGTAGTGGACGCAAGCGGGCTGAAGCAAAATTATCAAACTTGTTGAGGGATATAAAATCGTTAGTAGACCCACAAAGTCAAACTGACCCCAGTTTTAAAAGTATACGTTTGTATACACGCATGACGGCAAGCGAAGTCCGTCGTCAACTAATTGAACAATTTGGTTACACAGAGGAAGAACTACCTTCATCAGAAACAATTCGACGAAAATTGAATGATTTAGGCTATACCTTAAAAAGAGTTCTGAAAACCAAGCCTATCAAGAAAATTCCCGAAACAGAAGCGATTTTTGAACAAGTTGAACAAATTAATAGTGAAGCTGACAATGACCCTCATACTCTGCGAATTTCCATTGATGCTAAGGTAGCAGTTAAGATTGGAGAATTTGACCGTGGGGGTAAAAATCGAATGCCAACCATCTCAGTAGACCACGACTTCCCGACGGAGATAACTCTGATTCCCTACGGCATTTTTATACCTGAATACAACGAGTTATTTTTATTCTTTGTTTCTTCCAAATTAACCGCTGATTGTATTGTTGATTTGCTTGAAAGCTGGTGGCAAACTGTCAAACACAGATTTGCTCATATTCAAAAACTGGTGATTAATCAGGATAATGGACCTGAAAATAATTCTCGCCGCACTCAATTTATGAAGCGGATTGTAGATTTTGGTACATCATCTCAACTGACGTTACAACTTGCTTATTATCCGCCTTATCATAGCAAATATAACCCGATAGAACGTTGTTTTGGCTGGTTAGAACAGCATTGGAATGGTAGTTTACTTGACACTGTTGAGACTGTACTGAATTTCGCCCAAACTCTCACATTTAAGGGTAAAAATCCGGTGGTCACATTGGTAGAAACAGTTTATTCTACAGGAGTTAAACTTACTACCTCCGCTATGGCAGAAATTGAAACACAGATTCACCGCCTCCCCAATCTCAGAAAATGGTTTGTAGAAATTTTTGCTAAACCCACATAG
- a CDS encoding IS630 transposase-related protein — protein sequence MAAYSIDLRQKILSAWQNKEGSQRELAKRFKVSLSFIRDFLRRYRETAEIAARPQGGDRRSKLNSIEQELLKVMVTKQSDIYLREIQEAIKERTEINVSISSLSRTLKRLKLNRKKKL from the coding sequence ATGGCAGCATATTCAATTGACTTACGACAAAAGATATTGAGTGCCTGGCAAAACAAAGAAGGCAGCCAAAGGGAATTAGCAAAACGATTTAAAGTCAGTTTGTCTTTTATCCGTGACTTTTTACGTCGATATCGAGAGACGGCAGAGATAGCTGCCAGACCCCAAGGAGGAGATCGCCGCTCTAAGCTTAATAGTATTGAGCAAGAATTATTAAAGGTAATGGTGACAAAGCAAAGCGATATATATTTGCGAGAAATTCAAGAAGCAATAAAAGAACGCACAGAAATAAATGTAAGTATATCAAGTTTATCCCGCACTCTTAAACGCTTAAAATTAAATCGTAAAAAAAAACTTTAG
- a CDS encoding addiction module protein: MAAIPAALTVLDWQKQELDRHKAKYLQNPAIGNSWEDVKARISQRHG; this comes from the coding sequence ATTGCCGCTATACCAGCAGCACTCACAGTTTTAGATTGGCAAAAACAAGAGTTAGACCGCCACAAAGCCAAATATCTGCAAAACCCGGCCATTGGCAACAGTTGGGAAGATGTAAAAGCCAGAATCTCTCAACGACATGGCTAG
- a CDS encoding transposase: MTRHYARGIDGGRVYDERPGNKGKNITVIGAMSDEGLIATMTFPGSLNTASFLVFIEQILLPSLWIGAIIVMDNLPVHYAGTAKSLIESVGAKVKFLPPYSPDLSPIELCWSKLKEIQRCG, encoded by the coding sequence ATGACACGACATTATGCCAGAGGTATTGACGGAGGAAGAGTCTATGATGAGCGACCGGGTAATAAAGGCAAAAATATTACTGTAATTGGAGCTATGAGTGATGAGGGCTTAATTGCCACTATGACTTTTCCAGGTAGTCTGAACACTGCTAGCTTTTTAGTTTTTATTGAGCAAATATTACTACCATCATTATGGATTGGAGCGATTATAGTTATGGATAACTTACCTGTACATTATGCTGGGACTGCAAAATCTTTAATAGAATCTGTTGGAGCAAAGGTTAAGTTTTTGCCTCCATACTCACCTGATTTATCACCAATTGAGTTATGTTGGTCAAAGTTAAAAGAAATTCAACGTTGCGGCTAA